One genomic window of Brevinematia bacterium includes the following:
- the mreD gene encoding rod shape-determining protein MreD produces MRRVWAIVIIGALMVLQSIPNLKVFGFFPDLLMIFIIYYSFKVGTSQGIILGAIVGLVMDILSGSSVGTRSIAFATVALSVEFFKTIFIFEMLFTIPIVSLLGTFIKYLSLFAIFLVFRSISLGEWYIAMVVEGIINFIFGFPMMWLSNKITSLLHREYYLEV; encoded by the coding sequence ATGAGAAGAGTCTGGGCTATTGTAATAATAGGTGCCTTAATGGTGCTACAAAGTATACCCAACCTCAAAGTTTTTGGATTTTTCCCTGACCTCCTGATGATATTCATTATATATTACTCCTTCAAAGTTGGAACATCACAAGGAATAATTCTAGGAGCTATAGTTGGACTTGTGATGGACATACTTTCTGGGTCCTCAGTAGGCACACGCTCCATAGCCTTTGCTACCGTAGCACTTAGTGTTGAGTTCTTCAAAACAATATTTATATTTGAAATGCTATTTACAATCCCAATAGTCTCATTACTCGGCACATTTATAAAATATCTCTCTCTTTTCGCTATATTCTTAGTTTTCAGAAGCATCTCGCTAGGAGAGTGGTATATAGCAATGGTGGTTGAGGGCATAATAAACTTCATCTTTGGATTTCCTATGATGTGGCTGTCTAATAAAATAACTTCTCTGTTGCATAGAGAATACTACCTAGAAGTGTAA
- a CDS encoding V-type ATP synthase subunit A, whose protein sequence is MVETTESKVVGNVAGIIEEINGPIAIVRDVKNLKMMEVVRVSKYLLIGEVISLNENKAIVQIYENTSGVKPGDFVYGTGEPLSVELGPGLLSKIYDGIQRPLDEIYEYGIFIPRGIDLPALNREKRWHFKPIVKEGDILHGGMVIGEVPETTRIIHKVLVPPDKSGKVVYIASEGEYKVSDVICVLEDPVVGKQELKMYHKWPVKIPRPINNKYIPSEAMFTGQRVIDFFFPIARGGTASIPGGFGTGKTVTQHQLARWSDADIIVYVGCGERGNELTEVLEDFPKLVDPKTGRPLMERTVIIGNTSNMPVTAREASIYTGITIGEYFRDMGYNVALMADSTSRWAEALRELSGRLEEMPAEEGFPAYLGSRLAAFYERAGFVETLEHSKGSLTIIGAVSPAGGDFSEPVTQNTKRFTKCFWALDKSLASQRHFPSINWMTSYSFYVDTVTEWWSKIDPDYKEIRQKMMDLLIREDRLQKIVKIIGLDALPQSERLILEIARVIKVGFLQQTAYDKIDSYCSPEKQIKMAKIMLKLYELTHDLVVNFRVPVSEIQNMKSISEIIRIKIEVPNEEVEKIDEIEKNLVTEYEMIRDRYS, encoded by the coding sequence ATGGTTGAAACTACTGAGAGCAAAGTGGTGGGTAATGTTGCTGGAATTATAGAGGAGATCAATGGACCTATTGCGATTGTGAGAGATGTTAAAAATCTCAAGATGATGGAAGTCGTTAGGGTCTCAAAATATCTGCTCATAGGAGAGGTCATCTCTTTGAATGAGAATAAGGCTATTGTCCAGATATACGAAAACACTTCAGGAGTTAAGCCGGGAGATTTTGTTTATGGAACAGGTGAGCCTCTATCTGTAGAACTAGGTCCTGGACTCCTATCAAAAATATACGATGGAATTCAGAGACCACTGGACGAAATATATGAGTATGGCATATTTATACCTAGAGGAATTGACTTACCAGCATTAAACAGAGAAAAAAGGTGGCACTTTAAACCAATTGTTAAGGAGGGAGATATATTACACGGCGGAATGGTAATAGGTGAAGTCCCCGAAACTACAAGAATAATACATAAAGTTCTCGTTCCGCCTGATAAGTCTGGCAAGGTTGTGTATATCGCTAGTGAGGGAGAATACAAAGTCAGTGATGTTATATGCGTGCTTGAGGATCCGGTTGTAGGTAAACAAGAACTCAAAATGTATCATAAATGGCCAGTTAAGATACCACGACCTATAAACAACAAGTATATTCCGTCTGAAGCAATGTTTACAGGACAAAGGGTTATAGATTTCTTTTTCCCTATTGCTAGAGGTGGAACAGCTTCAATTCCTGGGGGATTTGGCACAGGAAAGACCGTAACTCAACATCAGCTTGCTAGATGGTCAGATGCAGATATAATAGTATACGTGGGTTGCGGAGAAAGAGGAAATGAGCTTACCGAGGTTCTTGAAGATTTCCCAAAGCTTGTTGATCCCAAAACGGGAAGACCCCTTATGGAAAGAACAGTTATAATCGGCAATACTTCAAATATGCCAGTTACTGCTAGAGAAGCATCAATATACACAGGTATAACCATTGGTGAATATTTTAGAGACATGGGATATAATGTTGCACTTATGGCTGACTCTACCAGTAGATGGGCTGAAGCACTCAGAGAGCTTTCAGGTAGGCTGGAAGAAATGCCTGCTGAGGAAGGATTCCCCGCTTACCTCGGCTCTAGACTCGCAGCATTTTATGAAAGAGCAGGTTTTGTTGAGACTTTAGAACACTCCAAAGGTTCTTTGACCATAATCGGTGCAGTTTCTCCAGCAGGTGGTGACTTCTCCGAACCCGTAACCCAAAACACCAAAAGATTCACAAAGTGCTTCTGGGCACTAGATAAATCTTTAGCAAGTCAGAGACATTTTCCATCAATAAACTGGATGACAAGCTATAGCTTCTACGTTGATACAGTCACAGAATGGTGGAGTAAAATTGACCCCGACTACAAGGAGATAAGACAGAAAATGATGGATCTGTTGATAAGAGAAGACAGGCTCCAGAAAATCGTAAAAATCATTGGATTGGACGCTTTGCCTCAGTCCGAAAGACTAATACTTGAGATTGCTAGAGTCATAAAGGTAGGTTTCCTACAGCAAACAGCTTATGATAAAATCGACTCCTACTGCTCGCCAGAAAAACAAATCAAAATGGCAAAGATAATGCTAAAGCTTTACGAACTCACGCACGACTTGGTTGTCAATTTCCGGGTCCCTGTTAGTGAAATACAGAATATGAAATCTATATCTGAAATTATACGAATAAAGATAGAAGTACCCAATGAGGAAGTTGAAAAAATAGACGAGATTGAGAAAAATCTCGTTACTGAGTATGAGATGATCAGAGATAGGTATTCGTAA
- a CDS encoding molecular chaperone DnaJ, with protein MNYERLLEAIEFFGIREKISIRSLKRIYRNISKKFHPDRGGDIDEMRKANEFYRILMEYLETYEIPVTEEEIIRSSPTAFMYFQYYKKQDKDGRIGF; from the coding sequence ATGAATTACGAGAGGCTTTTGGAGGCCATTGAGTTCTTTGGGATCAGAGAGAAGATTTCAATTAGGTCTCTTAAGAGGATATATAGGAATATATCAAAGAAATTTCATCCTGATAGAGGTGGTGATATAGATGAGATGAGAAAAGCCAACGAGTTTTATAGGATACTTATGGAGTATTTAGAAACTTATGAGATACCAGTTACAGAAGAGGAGATAATTCGTTCTTCTCCTACTGCTTTTATGTATTTCCAGTATTACAAGAAGCAAGATAAAGATGGTAGGATAGGGTTTTGA
- a CDS encoding inositol monophosphatase family protein, which produces MNYREMVIDAMNIAKRAGEVLREGFYRILEGGIEYELKGYADPVTEYDKRSESIVVEELLSKYPRSAILSEEVGEYSLGEGVRWIVDPLDGTVNFIHAIPFISISIALEVDNEIVGGVVYNPVLDEMYYAIIGEGSYFNNRRIFVSKVSSAQQSLVVTGFPYLREGRVEELMKPLPTIIRDYQGFRRIGSASIDLVYVARGSFEVFYEENLKPWDTSAGKIIVEEAGGKVTDYRGNKYTINSKTIIASNGLIHDQILLLLEGVSEP; this is translated from the coding sequence ATGAACTACAGAGAAATGGTAATTGATGCTATGAATATTGCTAAAAGGGCTGGTGAGGTTTTGAGGGAAGGGTTTTACAGAATTTTGGAAGGGGGGATAGAGTATGAACTTAAGGGTTATGCTGATCCTGTTACGGAGTATGACAAGAGGTCAGAGAGTATTGTAGTTGAGGAACTTTTGAGTAAGTATCCGAGGTCAGCGATTCTTTCCGAAGAAGTTGGTGAATATTCTTTGGGGGAGGGTGTAAGGTGGATAGTAGATCCTCTTGATGGGACTGTTAACTTTATACATGCGATACCCTTTATATCAATATCCATAGCTTTGGAAGTTGACAATGAGATAGTTGGTGGTGTTGTTTACAATCCTGTGCTTGATGAAATGTATTATGCAATAATTGGTGAAGGTAGTTATTTCAACAATAGAAGAATTTTTGTTTCAAAGGTTTCATCGGCACAGCAATCTTTGGTTGTGACTGGTTTTCCGTATTTGAGGGAAGGCAGGGTTGAGGAACTAATGAAACCTTTACCAACGATAATTAGGGATTATCAGGGGTTTAGAAGAATAGGATCTGCAAGTATAGATCTTGTGTATGTGGCAAGAGGTAGCTTTGAAGTATTCTACGAGGAGAACTTAAAGCCTTGGGATACATCTGCTGGGAAGATAATAGTTGAGGAAGCTGGTGGCAAGGTAACAGATTACAGAGGGAATAAATATACCATAAACTCCAAGACCATTATAGCTTCAAACGGCTTAATTCACGATCAAATACTTTTGCTACTGGAAGGTGTTTCGGAGCCATAG